The genomic segment AAATTTTTGCCTCGGGCCCCCTCAGGAGTTTAATGATGGGATGATGAGAAAGACGTCATAAACTGTGTCTtaaactgcatgtgtgtaatcTCTTCCAAATCCGgaaatgtatatgtattttcCTGTAAATGATGATGTTGCACCAAGTGTCGATGGCACTTTGTTCTTTGTAAAGAAGACATAAGAATGATGCAGTAACAGATTGTTATGAATTTACTCGTATACATCTATATTTTCAGGGCAGCCAGTAACTTTTCCTCGAGAGCCTGGGTGTGTTTGTAAACTGGTTTCGACGTCCTCCTGCTGGCCTTTCTGAAACAGGAGCCCCGGCCCTCCAAATCATTTCAATTACgcataattaaaaatatgttgaGCAAGTTATTTTATATCTACGCTGCTATTTTGTATGTTGTTCACTTTACCAACCATGGACAAAAGGGCAACATGaattccatgttttttttttttactccagcTACGTCACAGAGCCGGATCACAAATAAGCTTTAAAGGATTTACACAATGTAATTGGACTGTttttatcttctcttttttttggatttaataaaaagaaaaatgcaaaaagagaaTTTGATGTGAACTCAGTGGATGTTGCCTCTGGCTGGTAGGGATGTAGAACCTGCTCCTTTCTTCATTTTACAGAATATTGcgaaaaaggaaaaggtttgATACATGACAATTTGCCAGTTTTAAAATTCACGACACAGTGGCTTACAAACATTTctcttaatttatttacattacttAGAATACTCTCTGAATAAGCTCATGGTTCTATAATAGGCCATGCTACCAATCTATAAACCAgttatatattattgtaaattaaatatattcaaataaatctCCTAACACTGTGCGAAGCTTAATTTCTTCCCCTTTGTTTCCATCTTTTGTGGCTTTGTTACAAGTATGTAAATAATACTATGGCGGCCCTGAGAGTTCAAAACACCTTAGAAACACAAGCAAACTAAGAAAACCTCTTCATCAATTTGATAATGCTTGCAGCATTTAgaacaaacactgcaaaatgaacaaacacaaccaaatactgaaaaaaaaacccctgttTTTGCAGCTCATTTCtatatttggttgtgttttctgtctttggttGTTCTTTCAGtatctggttttgttttctgtctttggttgtgttttctgtctttggttGTACTGTGTTTCCTCGCTTTGCAGCATTTTCTTTCTAAAAGCTGTGCATGTGTTGTCAAATTGGTGGAGATGTTATCgtaatttgcttgtgttttgtctatttacatgcatttttcataaatttcagTGCGTTGAGCTCTCAGGGCCACAGTACAATACAGTTGAAAAGTGTTCAGCTTACCTTGATGAGCTGGGCCCCCACAGCCTTAGTTGTGTTATTGATGTCTACAAACATCCtgtagatttgtttttctgcagaaagaCTGCTTAAAGCCTACAGTGTGTTTGAGTGGCGTGGGCGGGGCGAATAACTCTTGCCAAACATCGATTGGTTGATTTAAATCTGGGAAGCGCTGTGATACGCCCAGAACTTCTGTTTGGTTTGCACGATTTGCACTCACATGTCGACCGTTTCCTCACTCCGCACCACTCCTCGCTATTCTTGCAAACGGGGTGCTCCGCCTTCCGGATAATCACTATCAACAAATCCAACGACTCCTCTGGTCACGGAGCCTCGGGATTGGCCGGTGAGGTTTTGAACCAGTTAAACGGTTTCAGCGGGTGACTGGGAGTACTGCTGTTACCGTCCGGGACGTTCATGTTGTAAAGAATTTACACATGAGCTTTAAAGCAAAGTGGACGCTCCTTCATTTTAGCACATTTATTTTCACGTCAGTATGCGAtagatttagtttttaaaattagcGGCACAGCGAGCATCGGATTTCTTTTCCAGAAACTTGGATATCAAAGGTAAGTTTGATGACATTAGCTTGAAGGTAGCTAACATCGTAGCGGGAGCCTTTTAATTGCAGGGCAATCAAAAACTTTATATCCAACTCAGTTAAATTTACTTACTGTGTCTCCCAGTAGCTGTCACAGCATTGGGATAACCCTTTAAACATTATTTGAGGTGTCGGTGTTTCATGCTCACTGATCTCATTTGAGTGtttaatgttagctagctaacttaAGGTGTTGCCTGGGCAACGCTAAGTTATTTAATTCAGTTTGCATTATGAAACGCTCCGGTTCATGTTGGGCTACTGTTAATGTGCTCGGTTTTAATGTAACACGATGTGTCAGCGCTGAAGACAGCTATGTTATCGTCGACCACATTGTTTTCCAATAGCTGCCGCACCAATCCGTCCGCGGAAACACCAGACATTACGCATGCACCGatcacacatacaaagacaagaaacagcgcaagactgaaaaacaaccagAAGTACCTAGACCGATGCAAGTGATTTGCAGAAATGACTCCATCAAATGTGCAGTTTCTCATTACTTGTCTCATTACTAGTGAAGTGTATTAGTTTGTTTATTGAGAATATGAGCGGAGTATTACTTAATCAAATCGTTAAGTTCCACACAAATGTCcatttatgaaaaaacaaaatattataaaaagttTTTAGGCATCATTTCCCCCAGAACTGGCTGTGAGTTGCGATGATATTTTGACTGTTTAGTAAGGTTGCTTGTCTGTGTTAGTGATGTTCACCTAGATAGTTGACCTTGTACCACAGTTAACCTTTGAATGAGCTGTAGGTGTGTGCCTTATACTTAAGGACCCCTTTTCGTACATGAGCACAATTGACAAAATAGACAATGTGATCCTACATTAGTTATTGACAGTGTAGCATTTCTGGTAGGTAGAATTTTCATTCGTTTTAAAGTGTTGATGGTTGCTGTTTAGTGGCTTTAATACTGGTGGGTTCACATAGTCATActgaaaggggggaaaaaactgttaaaacataaacaaaatggaaaaacaaccaGTGCCGTCTAGATGTTCTCTAGGTGATGCTTCAAATAATTTTGCTTGTACTTGCCATCTCCGGTCTGTCCCAGCTTGTCCTGATTTTAATTGCTCAATCTTTACTCCAGGCCATCACCATGAACTCCGTACTATCATCTGTTCGTTCCCTCATGCAAATGTTTGATGGCAAAGCACAAGAATTTATCACTGACATTGATAATGTCCACGTGGTTTGGCTTGAGGAGATCCAACAAGAAGCCAACCGCATGTTCTCAAGGTAGGCTTGAAGTAATGTCCTAAAAATCGATTGAATATGATGTTAGGTCACTTGCTCTTTTCACAGGTGTCCATCTTCAGAAATCTGTTGCTCTGTGTAGTTCCTTGCTAGAattgtttttaaggttttactTATGAagccatttctttttatttcagggATTTTAATGCTGAACCAGAATTAATGCCAAAAACACCATCACAGAAAAAGAATAGTCGCAGGAAGCGTGTATCTTTGGGACGTCAGGAAGAAAATCAAGCAAAGCGAAGGTGTGTTGCTTTCATCAAGGTTTTAGTAAGGGCAGAATTTACCCATTTCTTCAATCatgttttaaacatattttgccTTTGTGTAAACAAATGTTCCTTTCCTGTCCAGGTTTTCAAAGGGAAAGCGCAGTAACCTCCGAGGCTCCTCTGTCAAATCACTGAACTTCATTGCTGAAGAAGGATCCATTCCTGAGCCCTCCTCTTCTGAAGCCAGCACCTCCACACAGCCTAAACGCACCACccgcaaaaacaaacagacaaagccAGAGGTGGCAGAGGATGTGAGCCATTCATCTCATGGCAGCTGTAAAACTGAAGAGGTGCAGAACAAGAAGCCCGAGctggcagaggaagaagaggtggaCAATAATAAGGAGATGAACAATGCAGAAGTCCAGCCCAATGACGCATGTAGCACTGCCCAGTCTCCAGCTAAGATACCCTCACCTGAGGTTGTTGTCAACATCTCACCAGCAGACCGCTTGTCCGCTGAGCTCGCTAAAAAGCCAGAACCCTCTCCTGGCCGTACAGCTGCTAAGATTGCAATAGCCGGAGCTCAAAGCTCACGGCGGAGCTCGATGCGATGCTCCCTCAAACTACGTCACTCACTGGCTGGTCTGCGGCACAGTATGACGCAGGAGTCTGTTCGCCGTGCCTCTCGCCGTTCCATGCTTAAGAGGAAGGCAGCTCGCGTGGGAAACTCCACATGTAGCAGCAACATTAGTGGTGAGAAATGAGCCGTATTCTTCAGCACTTTGATTTTTCTTAAGCTATGTGTTATatctagctgttttttttttgtctgattgtAGAGGACTCTTGCCTGGActctgcagaggaagaggataaGGAGGCGTGAGTAATGAATCAAATTTTCTTTGGCAGGGATGAGTACATTGTCGTCTTTGTGGTAAAGAAAAATCATGTGTTTCGATCTAGAATATAAGCTATTTGTAACAGGAACTGGTAAATTAGTGTATGTAACTTTACACTTAGCTACATATGACTGGTCGTGaattctttgttgttttattttaaagtgtttcCTGACCATATTAATGTATTCTCTCCTATAGCATGTTAGAAGCTGGAACTGCAGACACAGAGGGTAATGCTGCAGCAGAGGAATCTAAAGGAACTCCAGAGgtatgaatatatgtatttgtCTGTTAAAAGTCTCAATCTGAAACTAAACTTATCCCACATTTATTGAtcagctgatgtttttattttacatcatttcTATCAAACAAATGCATACCCAGATTAAGCGGAGTATACATCCATCTGTTGGGCGCATTACTCGTTCTGTGGTTGCAAACTCTCCCACACTGGCACCCCCATCGTTGTTTGCCAGTGACCAGAAAGTGAGCACTCCCAACAAGAGAACAGGTATGGGAGCTCTCCAttttgttaattgtttaattaGATTTTAGTCAATATTTCTCGTTGAATTCAAATAGGTATTAGTATCGGACAGTTTTGTACCAAAATGGAATTTGTGGATGCTAAAtacatatttgcatttgtttttcagtcgtCACTGAGAAGCCACAGACATCCCAGTCAGTCCGGaggtgagtgtgagagtgttaGATATCGTATGATGGGTTGTTGTCCTGTCCCATTATACTCTCAGGATTTATCTGTGGTCCTAAATGACAGAGGGGAGATTACTGTACTTTTTTATGTCTGCAGTGACATTAAAGGACAAATCAGCGTgttgtgactttttaaaaaaatgtttttttctgtgtctccagGTCACGTCGCAGTACTAAACGTAAAGCACCAGACACTGTAGAGGAAAGTCCCACAAAGAGGTTCTCGCCTCCCAAGAAAAGTCAGAGTGTAAGATGCAAATATCTTGCTGAGTGTTAATgttacaaaatggaaaatgtgggGACAGgtgtataaaaaataatgagtgGATGTCTTAATCAAATAGTAATGTTTTGGGACTTTTTCTCCTCTATTTTTAATACACAGACAATGAGGCCCAACATGAGATCATTCCTCCACACTGTGCAGAAGAATCAGCTGCTGATGATGACTCCAAATTCCCTCGGCCGCACAGCTGTTATCAAGTCCTTTATTAAACACACCACTCCAATTAGGGCTGATCCTAAGGTAAGTTAAACTTTTAAGTCGTAGCAAAGCAACAACATTGTTGTAATTTTCCAAAGCTCGTTTTAGGTAAAACTGTAATTCATCTCCATATGTATTGTTGTAGGTTTTCGAATTTGAGCTCTCATAATTAGTGTTGATTACACAGGAGAAAATACTTAATAGCTAAACTCCACTGGCCAAAAACAGATGTGGCATTGCAGTGAATGTATAGTAAATGGTATTGTATCTGCATAGCCATGGAAATTACTGCTTGTCAGCTTTGTGCATCCCTAAAACCATAAtcttttgtatctttttttttaaaatatatatattttgtagcttgcacaaataaacaaggagaaatgccaaaaattaaatttgaaattgttgCATTTGATAAAGTGCGTgttcttaaattttaaaatatattatggTTCCCTCTCTTTGAGCTGTCAAACTATGCGATCCTCttatttggatgtttttgttttgtttttgtttgtttgttttttctcccctcctcagTTGAGTGGTGGTATAGTGGTAAGTGTAATGTTGAAGCACTGTATGTTGTTCATGGGCATCTGATGGTGTCTAATATCCCATTGTGCAACTTTATTAAATGTCTCCTCATATAGCACGTGCCTTTTTAGATAAGCCCCTTTCccacatacacatttaaacataaatgtttggGCATTTCCTCTACATCAGAGCGGAAGTTAAGGCTCTGGCAGTTTGATGACTCAAGATTTAGAAAGATTTCTTCTAAATTTTGGCTCTACTGAGAATGGAAG from the Xiphias gladius isolate SHS-SW01 ecotype Sanya breed wild chromosome 8, ASM1685928v1, whole genome shotgun sequence genome contains:
- the LOC120793530 gene encoding inner centromere protein isoform X1 yields the protein MNSVLSSVRSLMQMFDGKAQEFITDIDNVHVVWLEEIQQEANRMFSRDFNAEPELMPKTPSQKKNSRRKRVSLGRQEENQAKRRFSKGKRSNLRGSSVKSLNFIAEEGSIPEPSSSEASTSTQPKRTTRKNKQTKPEVAEDVSHSSHGSCKTEEVQNKKPELAEEEEVDNNKEMNNAEVQPNDACSTAQSPAKIPSPEVVVNISPADRLSAELAKKPEPSPGRTAAKIAIAGAQSSRRSSMRCSLKLRHSLAGLRHSMTQESVRRASRRSMLKRKAARVGNSTCSSNISEDSCLDSAEEEDKEAMLEAGTADTEGNAAAEESKGTPEIKRSIHPSVGRITRSVVANSPTLAPPSLFASDQKVSTPNKRTVVTEKPQTSQSVRRSRRSTKRKAPDTVEESPTKRFSPPKKSQSTMRPNMRSFLHTVQKNQLLMMTPNSLGRTAVIKSFIKHTTPIRADPKLSGGIVTKERHKLEALKKKQEQEEERMKKMEEEKKKKQEELKRKRDERLRRVFEAKVKEEQREEEKKKKIEQKMAQIDEKNDKRMAEEKAKKKGAIKRQEELEQKKKLDEEARRRKIQQAEEEKRQQESLAKKKAEEEEQRARKVAEARRALELKREQERERERELERERQAAAERERVEKEKALALQRELERAAREKERRELEEKRKLQEEQQRLAAQEKAAKEREAAKQREAAAKQAANTQAAAGLNVTVDIEHSVMRTPVGKGGGLNVTVDIEQSPQSYSITPKGGNKPQMTSKNPDDYGMDQNSDDSTDDESAPRKPIPSWAEGPNLQQIIMKQYFNPPDIDSFFGAIEPPRLENIFYKSKPRYFKRTSSAVWHSPPIGTK
- the LOC120793530 gene encoding inner centromere protein isoform X2; translation: MNSVLSSVRSLMQMFDGKAQEFITDIDNVHVVWLEEIQQEANRMFSRDFNAEPELMPKTPSQKKNSRRKRVSLGRQEENQAKRRFSKGKRSNLRGSSVKSLNFIAEEGSIPEPSSSEASTSTQPKRTTRKNKQTKPEVAEDVSHSSHGSCKTEEVQNKKPELAEEEEVDNNKEMNNAEVQPNDACSTAQSPAKIPSPEVVVNISPADRLSAELAKKPEPSPGRTAAKIAIAGAQSSRRSSMRCSLKLRHSLAGLRHSMTQESVRRASRRSMLKRKAARVGNSTCSSNISEDSCLDSAEEEDKEAMLEAGTADTEGNAAAEESKGTPEIKRSIHPSVGRITRSVVANSPTLAPPSLFASDQKVSTPNKRTVVTEKPQTSQSVRRSRRSTKRKAPDTVEESPTKRFSPPKKSQSTMRPNMRSFLHTVQKNQLLMMTPNSLGRTAVIKSFIKHTTPIRADPKLSGGIVTKERHKLEALKKKQEQEEERMKKMEEEKKKKQEELKRKRDERLRRVFEAKVKEEQREEEKKKKIEQKMAQIDEKNDKRMAEEKAKKKGAIKRQEELEQKKKLDEEARRRKIQQAEEEKRQQESLAKKKAEEEEQRARKVAEARRALELKREQERERERELERERQAAAERERVEKEKALALQRELERAAREKERRELEEKRKLEEQQRLAAQEKAAKEREAAKQREAAAKQAANTQAAAGLNVTVDIEHSVMRTPVGKGGGLNVTVDIEQSPQSYSITPKGGNKPQMTSKNPDDYGMDQNSDDSTDDESAPRKPIPSWAEGPNLQQIIMKQYFNPPDIDSFFGAIEPPRLENIFYKSKPRYFKRTSSAVWHSPPIGTK